In Neokomagataea tanensis, one genomic interval encodes:
- the carB gene encoding carbamoyl-phosphate synthase large subunit, with the protein MPKRTDIKSILIIGAGPIVIGQACEFDYSGAQACKALREEGYRVILINSNPATIMTDPGLADATYIEPITPEFVERIILKEKPDAVLPTMGGQTALNAAMALDRSGFLVKHGVELIGAKADVIDRAEDRQQFREAMDEIGIESPRSTIAHTLEEAREALKDVGLPAIIRPSFTMGGAGGGIAYNREEFDQIVAGGLDASPTTEVLIEESVLGWKEFEMEVVRDVADNCIIICSIENIDPMGVHTGDSITVAPALTLTDKEYQRMRDASIACLRKIGVETGGSNVQFGVNPKDGRMVVIEMNPRVSRSSALASKATGFPIAKIAAKLAVGYTLDELKNDITGTTPASFEPTIDYVVAKIPRFTFEKFPGSPALLSTSMKSVGEAMSVGRSFAEAIQKGLRSMETGLTGLDPVEAPGDGSHDAFRAALTEPRPERILLAAQALRAGLTVEEVYEASRLEPWFLRQFEDIIAAEREVEANGLPQDAYNLRRLKALGFSDARLAALSGKSAVDVATLRQSVDVTPVYRRIDTCAAEFASDTPYLYSTYEGGYGTPECESRPTARDKIVILGGGPNRIGQGIEFDYCCVHAAYALREAGFETIMVNCNPETVSTDYDTSDRLYFEPLTAEDVIALIRTEQKGGNILGCIVQYGGQTPLKLSRALEEAGIPLLGTPADAIDRAEDRERFQAMLRKLGLRQPKNGIAHNPAEAQKVAEEVGYPVVARPSYVLGGRAMEIVYDNAGLKRYLTEVLSAAGPEVSTGPVLLDHYLNDAIEADVDCIADGENVYVAGVMEHIEEAGIHSGDSACSLPPYTLSPALVTELREQTEAMARELGIRGLMNVQYAIKDDEVFVLEVNPRASRTVPFVAKATGVPVAKIGARVMAGAKLSEFQLDGGAVSPHVAVKEAVFPFHRFANADTVLGPEMRSTGEVMGLDSSFERAFAKSQLAAGVKLPNSGTVFLSVRDSDKRHVQPIARKLVEMGFTILATAGTAARLEEANIPVKHVNKVMQGRPNCVDSIRSGDVQMVINTSQGGQATRDSFDIRRGALTMGIPHYTTIAGARAATYAIDALRDDDMGVAPLQSYFQGEY; encoded by the coding sequence ATGCCTAAACGGACAGATATCAAATCCATCCTCATTATCGGCGCCGGCCCCATTGTCATCGGCCAAGCCTGTGAGTTCGATTATTCCGGCGCGCAGGCATGCAAAGCCCTGCGCGAAGAAGGCTACCGCGTCATTCTAATCAACTCCAACCCCGCTACGATCATGACCGATCCGGGCTTGGCTGACGCGACCTACATTGAGCCGATCACGCCAGAATTCGTCGAGCGCATCATCCTCAAGGAAAAGCCAGACGCGGTTCTACCAACCATGGGTGGCCAGACAGCACTTAACGCGGCAATGGCACTGGATCGCTCAGGCTTTCTCGTAAAGCATGGCGTTGAACTCATCGGCGCTAAAGCGGATGTTATTGACCGCGCGGAAGACCGCCAGCAATTCCGCGAAGCAATGGACGAAATCGGAATCGAAAGCCCACGCTCCACCATTGCACACACACTTGAAGAAGCACGCGAAGCGCTCAAGGACGTCGGCCTACCCGCCATTATTCGCCCGTCCTTCACCATGGGCGGCGCAGGCGGTGGTATCGCGTACAACCGCGAAGAATTTGACCAGATTGTCGCAGGTGGCCTTGATGCCTCTCCAACCACCGAAGTCCTGATTGAAGAATCCGTCCTCGGGTGGAAAGAGTTCGAGATGGAAGTTGTCCGCGACGTAGCGGATAACTGCATCATCATCTGCTCAATCGAAAATATTGACCCGATGGGCGTCCATACCGGCGACTCCATCACCGTAGCTCCTGCGCTAACGCTGACGGACAAAGAATACCAGCGCATGCGTGATGCTTCCATCGCATGCTTACGCAAGATCGGTGTCGAAACCGGCGGATCTAACGTTCAGTTTGGCGTGAATCCAAAAGACGGCCGCATGGTTGTCATTGAGATGAACCCGCGCGTTTCCCGCTCTTCTGCACTGGCATCGAAAGCAACCGGCTTCCCGATTGCAAAAATCGCAGCAAAGCTTGCTGTCGGTTACACACTCGACGAGTTGAAAAACGATATCACTGGCACAACGCCTGCCAGCTTCGAGCCGACCATTGACTACGTTGTAGCGAAAATCCCCCGCTTCACATTCGAGAAGTTCCCCGGCTCACCTGCACTGCTTTCCACATCCATGAAATCCGTGGGTGAAGCAATGTCCGTCGGGCGCTCCTTCGCTGAAGCAATTCAAAAGGGCCTGCGTTCAATGGAAACCGGCCTCACAGGGCTGGACCCCGTTGAGGCCCCGGGCGATGGGTCACACGACGCCTTCCGCGCTGCCCTGACAGAGCCGCGTCCAGAGCGCATTCTGCTCGCCGCCCAAGCCCTGCGCGCAGGACTTACTGTCGAGGAAGTCTACGAAGCATCACGCCTTGAGCCATGGTTCTTACGCCAGTTTGAAGACATCATCGCCGCTGAGCGCGAAGTTGAAGCAAATGGCCTGCCACAAGACGCTTATAATCTACGCCGCTTGAAAGCTCTTGGCTTTTCAGACGCACGCTTGGCAGCTTTGAGCGGCAAAAGCGCCGTCGACGTTGCTACCCTTCGCCAAAGTGTCGACGTCACGCCAGTCTACCGCCGCATTGACACTTGCGCGGCAGAATTCGCATCCGACACGCCTTATTTGTACAGCACTTACGAAGGCGGATACGGCACCCCAGAGTGCGAAAGCCGCCCTACGGCGCGCGACAAAATCGTTATTCTCGGCGGCGGTCCAAACCGTATCGGTCAAGGCATTGAGTTTGACTACTGCTGTGTACACGCCGCTTATGCGCTACGCGAAGCAGGCTTCGAAACCATCATGGTTAACTGTAACCCTGAAACGGTTTCCACAGATTACGACACGTCAGACCGCCTATACTTCGAGCCTCTGACCGCCGAAGACGTCATTGCCCTGATCCGTACAGAACAAAAGGGTGGCAACATTCTCGGCTGTATCGTTCAGTACGGTGGCCAGACCCCGCTGAAGCTCTCCCGTGCCCTTGAAGAGGCAGGCATTCCTCTGCTCGGCACGCCTGCCGATGCGATTGACCGTGCAGAAGACCGTGAACGCTTCCAAGCTATGCTCCGCAAGCTTGGCCTGCGCCAGCCAAAGAATGGCATCGCGCACAATCCTGCTGAAGCGCAAAAAGTGGCCGAAGAAGTCGGTTACCCCGTCGTTGCTCGCCCATCTTACGTATTGGGCGGCCGCGCGATGGAAATCGTGTACGACAATGCCGGTCTGAAACGCTACCTGACGGAAGTTCTGTCCGCTGCTGGGCCAGAAGTTTCAACAGGACCCGTTCTGTTGGACCACTACCTAAACGACGCCATTGAGGCCGACGTAGACTGCATCGCTGATGGCGAAAATGTCTATGTTGCGGGCGTAATGGAGCATATTGAAGAAGCCGGTATTCACTCAGGTGACTCAGCTTGCTCACTGCCTCCTTACACGCTGTCCCCCGCGCTTGTGACCGAACTGCGTGAGCAGACCGAAGCCATGGCGCGTGAGCTCGGTATTCGTGGCCTGATGAACGTGCAATACGCTATTAAGGATGATGAAGTATTCGTCCTCGAAGTGAACCCACGTGCATCTCGTACAGTGCCATTCGTTGCTAAAGCTACAGGCGTCCCCGTTGCGAAGATTGGTGCACGCGTAATGGCAGGCGCTAAACTTTCCGAGTTCCAACTAGATGGCGGCGCCGTATCCCCTCACGTTGCTGTCAAAGAAGCGGTCTTCCCATTCCACCGTTTCGCAAACGCAGACACGGTGCTCGGCCCAGAAATGCGCTCCACCGGCGAAGTCATGGGGCTAGATTCCAGCTTTGAGCGTGCCTTTGCCAAGTCCCAGTTGGCTGCAGGCGTCAAGTTGCCCAATAGTGGCACGGTGTTCCTCTCCGTACGTGACAGCGACAAACGCCATGTCCAGCCGATTGCTCGCAAACTGGTCGAAATGGGCTTCACCATCCTTGCTACAGCAGGAACTGCCGCGCGTCTGGAAGAAGCCAATATTCCGGTCAAGCATGTCAATAAAGTCATGCAAGGCCGCCCAAACTGCGTTGACTCTATCCGCTCCGGCGATGTCCAGATGGTCATCAACACTTCACAGGGTGGCCAAGCAACGCGCGATAGCTTCGACATCCGCCGCGGTGCACTGACCATGGGCATCCCTCATTACACAACCATCGCCGGTGCGCGTGCAGCAACTTACGCTATCGACGCTCTACGCGATGATGACATGGGCGTTGCGCCGCTCCAGTCTTACTTCCAAGGCGAGTACTAA
- a CDS encoding TM2 domain-containing protein encodes MFGLHKLYLGYNKAGIITLSCAMQGDLLLGIPVVIIYAISFIEFVLYMIKSKEGFYQDYELSKRVWL; translated from the coding sequence ATTTTCGGCCTGCATAAGTTATACCTCGGGTATAATAAAGCAGGTATCATCACGCTCTCATGTGCAATGCAGGGCGATTTATTATTGGGTATTCCCGTTGTAATAATATACGCGATTTCTTTTATTGAATTCGTTCTATACATGATAAAAAGTAAAGAAGGGTTTTATCAGGACTACGAGCTTAGCAAGCGCGTATGGCTCTAG
- the carA gene encoding glutamine-hydrolyzing carbamoyl-phosphate synthase small subunit produces MDIDTIIDKAGGADKIASLTGVGLEAVRKWRQSRTVPTKHWPALLLVPGITVQDLTDINPPTATPKEMDMTNTAPPGANAALVLADGTILWGRGFGAYSDGSVGELCFSTGMTGYQETLTDPSFAGQIVTFTFPHIGNVGTNADDDEAAAMAALGAVVKEDISAPANWRSHATFDAWLKTQKRPGISGVDTRAVTRILREKGPQTAILAFPENGHIDTAALLESAKSWPGLEGMDLAKEVTRPKRNWTQGVWENDRPERTQNRRRVVAMDYGAKDNILRCLVTAGCDVTVLPATATGAEILELAPEGVFLSNGPGDPAATGTYAVPAIREVLDANVPVFGICLGHQLLAQALGGKTYKLDRGHRGANQPVKDLTTGKVEITSQNHGFAVDEKSLPADVKVTHTSLFDGSNEGIASTTKDAFSVQYHPEASPGPSDSFYLFERFVAVMDRRATQNAASKEA; encoded by the coding sequence ATGGACATCGACACCATCATTGATAAAGCTGGCGGAGCAGACAAAATCGCTTCTCTGACAGGCGTCGGACTGGAAGCTGTGCGCAAATGGCGCCAATCGCGCACTGTCCCGACCAAGCATTGGCCAGCATTATTACTCGTCCCCGGTATTACCGTTCAGGATCTCACGGATATCAATCCCCCCACCGCTACGCCAAAGGAAATGGACATGACCAACACCGCCCCTCCCGGCGCAAACGCCGCCCTTGTCCTTGCGGATGGCACCATCCTTTGGGGTCGTGGATTCGGCGCTTATTCAGACGGTTCAGTCGGTGAGCTTTGCTTCTCCACCGGTATGACCGGATATCAGGAAACGCTGACGGACCCTTCCTTCGCAGGGCAAATCGTCACCTTCACATTCCCGCATATCGGTAATGTTGGCACCAATGCTGACGACGATGAGGCCGCCGCAATGGCTGCCCTCGGCGCTGTCGTCAAAGAAGACATTTCTGCTCCAGCAAATTGGCGCTCCCACGCGACTTTTGACGCATGGTTGAAGACGCAGAAGCGCCCCGGCATCAGCGGCGTCGATACCCGCGCCGTCACGCGTATTTTGCGCGAAAAAGGCCCACAAACCGCTATTCTAGCCTTTCCGGAAAATGGCCACATCGACACAGCTGCCCTGCTTGAAAGCGCTAAGAGCTGGCCTGGCCTTGAAGGAATGGATCTCGCCAAAGAAGTCACTCGCCCCAAGCGGAACTGGACACAAGGCGTCTGGGAAAACGACCGCCCAGAACGGACACAAAATCGCCGTCGTGTGGTCGCTATGGACTATGGCGCCAAAGACAACATCCTGCGTTGCCTCGTCACCGCCGGTTGTGACGTTACCGTCCTGCCCGCAACAGCAACAGGTGCTGAAATTCTTGAACTCGCCCCTGAAGGCGTTTTCCTCTCCAATGGCCCCGGCGACCCAGCCGCGACCGGCACTTATGCCGTACCCGCAATCCGCGAAGTACTTGACGCTAACGTGCCTGTTTTCGGCATTTGCTTAGGCCATCAGTTGCTTGCACAAGCTCTCGGTGGAAAGACCTATAAGCTTGACCGCGGACACCGCGGTGCCAACCAGCCCGTCAAAGACCTGACAACAGGAAAAGTCGAAATCACGAGCCAAAACCATGGCTTTGCAGTCGATGAAAAATCACTGCCAGCAGACGTCAAAGTAACGCATACTAGCCTGTTTGACGGCTCTAACGAGGGCATTGCATCCACCACGAAAGACGCCTTCTCGGTGCAATACCACCCAGAAGCTAGCCCCGGCCCATCAGACAGCTTCTACCTTTTTGAACGCTTCGTTGCGGTCATGGACCGCCGCGCCACCCAGAACGCCGCCAGCAAGGAGGCTTGA
- the dnaG gene encoding DNA primase produces the protein MAFDTAFLDELRNRTPLASLIGRRHKMVRSGRNWKICCPFHGEKTPSFYVYDDHFHCFGCGAHGDAITFVMQSEGRSFPEAVEQLAAEAGLEVPKQDFQQQQRAQEAKSLSDILDLVQASYRRRLYQPEGRHGLEYLRKRGLSNATIERFGLGWSGDGRSLVEELRPHGVTAELLVKAGVMRSDEQGRPNGELFFNRVMFPIKDRRGRLISFGGRTLGDGQPKYLNGPETALFSKRRTLYNIDYAREAAHRGEELIVVEGYMDVIALDQAGFRGGVAPLGTALGDEQLMLLWRMAAAPIICLDGDAAGARAALRSCEVALPLLTPERRLRFCRLDAKDDPDSLIQRGGPGAMQQALDGATPLVEELFNLLVGGVNAPGPDERAALRERLVSLSQLIPDRTLASEYRTSLLDMFFAQFRRRGGKGASTGGDKTPHKGTQHVASGGDERLRLLTAMLLKYPEILPEVEQAYGGLELPQGLDVLRACLFDWISHDDGHLTQERCFKWLEQHGLKEAATETLAASGLLVRRKRAGTGDEDALREEIIEKWWHFYGFLNFKGFEKAVARDIEAAIRSAYAENSGGDGTFPPKLLARMRILDALRRGEVPEAHE, from the coding sequence ATGGCGTTTGATACAGCCTTTTTGGATGAGTTGCGTAACAGGACGCCGCTCGCTTCCCTGATTGGGCGACGCCATAAGATGGTACGTTCTGGGCGGAACTGGAAAATCTGCTGTCCTTTCCATGGTGAGAAAACACCATCTTTCTATGTTTATGATGACCACTTTCATTGCTTTGGATGTGGGGCCCACGGCGATGCAATCACTTTCGTAATGCAAAGTGAAGGCCGCAGTTTTCCCGAAGCGGTTGAACAATTAGCTGCTGAAGCTGGTTTGGAAGTGCCCAAGCAAGACTTTCAGCAACAGCAGCGTGCCCAAGAAGCTAAATCTTTATCGGATATTCTGGACCTGGTGCAGGCCTCGTATCGGAGGAGGTTGTATCAGCCGGAAGGCCGTCATGGTTTGGAATATCTGCGCAAGCGCGGCCTCTCTAATGCGACAATTGAGCGTTTTGGTTTGGGGTGGTCTGGCGATGGGCGGAGCCTTGTGGAGGAGTTACGGCCACACGGTGTAACGGCCGAGTTGCTCGTGAAGGCAGGTGTCATGCGGAGCGATGAACAAGGGCGTCCTAACGGCGAACTCTTCTTCAATCGCGTCATGTTCCCCATCAAAGATCGTCGCGGTAGGTTGATCTCATTTGGCGGTCGGACACTTGGAGATGGGCAGCCAAAATACCTCAATGGCCCCGAAACAGCACTCTTCTCCAAGAGGAGGACGCTTTACAACATCGATTACGCCCGAGAAGCGGCGCATCGTGGCGAAGAACTTATTGTTGTTGAAGGCTACATGGATGTCATCGCCTTGGATCAGGCAGGCTTCCGTGGTGGTGTAGCACCTTTAGGTACCGCACTTGGTGATGAGCAGTTGATGCTGCTGTGGCGTATGGCTGCTGCACCGATCATATGTCTTGATGGTGATGCTGCGGGTGCACGCGCGGCATTGCGGTCTTGCGAAGTTGCTCTCCCGCTGTTGACGCCTGAGCGTCGTTTGCGCTTTTGCCGCTTGGACGCAAAGGATGATCCGGATAGCTTGATTCAAAGAGGCGGACCCGGTGCCATGCAGCAAGCGCTCGACGGTGCAACGCCTCTGGTCGAAGAGCTGTTTAATTTGCTGGTAGGGGGTGTCAACGCGCCCGGCCCCGACGAACGCGCCGCACTACGTGAGCGCTTGGTGTCTTTGTCCCAGCTGATTCCAGATCGTACCTTGGCGAGTGAGTATCGAACCTCGCTTTTGGACATGTTTTTTGCCCAGTTCCGCCGTCGTGGTGGGAAGGGGGCTAGTACTGGAGGGGACAAGACCCCACATAAGGGTACGCAGCATGTAGCGTCAGGTGGAGATGAACGCCTACGCCTCCTGACGGCAATGCTTTTGAAGTATCCAGAGATTTTGCCAGAAGTGGAGCAAGCTTATGGTGGATTGGAATTACCGCAAGGGCTGGATGTTCTTCGCGCCTGTCTGTTTGACTGGATATCTCATGATGACGGTCACCTCACGCAGGAGCGGTGCTTCAAGTGGCTTGAACAGCACGGCTTGAAAGAGGCTGCGACCGAGACGCTCGCTGCGAGTGGTTTGCTGGTGAGGCGGAAACGCGCCGGTACCGGTGATGAAGATGCGCTACGAGAAGAAATAATAGAGAAGTGGTGGCATTTTTACGGCTTTTTGAACTTTAAGGGGTTTGAAAAGGCCGTCGCTCGTGACATTGAAGCGGCGATTCGTTCAGCATATGCTGAAAATAGTGGTGGTGATGGAACTTTTCCGCCGAAGCTACTGGCGCGAATGCGGATTCTGGATGCGTTGCGCCGTGGGGAGGTTCCGGAAGCACATGAATAG
- a CDS encoding methyl-accepting chemotaxis protein, producing MFKWFKRDALIRQRMWVFIIFAILVLGLGPFLQGSLGFEYQGAKYYFLLIQSVLLLCGGYYAAEYIAGPVEKITGLFSSKNNDVNEAALLDLTGRKDCVGRLSIVLLSALKVQKERISIQQNMVKKTEEMLNNEIILKKENEAERNLQNNTIKEICYGVSMVEGGNLDFKFTLPFKNDFEIFREKFNKMLFAISSVLLNVRQGAFVIAESAVQIAAAADDLAVRTAKQAGSLAKASVAIGEMAEMVRTTAVATEEAQKAAKEANQSVVDVSQTMRKANEAMGALRASSRQIESIIGFIEEMAFQTNLLALNAGIEAARAGEAGRGFNVVAVEIRALAQRSTQSVREIQKIIADSVRQMGEGIELVGVADHSMRVIDQYVDGIAVVLGNIVQSTAIEAERIGSINISIHDMDQNTQHNKSMVDEVTKACRNLRNEASSLNGEVSRFKLSDSAIQAEMTVPA from the coding sequence ATGTTTAAATGGTTTAAGAGAGATGCCCTCATTCGGCAGCGAATGTGGGTTTTTATTATCTTTGCAATTTTGGTTCTCGGACTAGGGCCTTTTTTACAGGGCAGCTTAGGCTTTGAGTATCAAGGTGCAAAATATTACTTTTTATTAATTCAGTCTGTGTTGTTGCTGTGTGGTGGCTATTATGCTGCTGAATATATAGCTGGACCTGTTGAGAAGATTACTGGGCTATTTTCTAGTAAAAATAACGATGTCAATGAAGCGGCCCTGCTTGATTTAACGGGAAGAAAAGATTGCGTTGGGCGTTTGTCGATTGTTTTGCTTTCAGCACTTAAAGTCCAAAAAGAGAGAATATCGATTCAGCAAAACATGGTAAAAAAAACAGAAGAAATGCTGAATAATGAGATTATATTAAAAAAAGAGAATGAAGCTGAAAGGAATTTACAAAATAATACCATAAAAGAAATTTGCTATGGTGTCTCAATGGTCGAGGGTGGAAATTTAGATTTTAAATTTACATTACCATTCAAGAACGATTTTGAGATTTTTAGAGAAAAATTCAATAAAATGCTTTTTGCTATTTCGTCCGTTCTTCTGAATGTTCGGCAGGGGGCATTTGTTATTGCAGAAAGCGCTGTGCAGATCGCGGCGGCGGCGGATGATCTGGCTGTAAGAACTGCCAAGCAAGCTGGAAGTCTGGCGAAAGCGTCTGTGGCGATCGGTGAAATGGCAGAGATGGTGCGGACTACCGCTGTGGCGACGGAGGAGGCGCAAAAAGCCGCCAAAGAGGCTAATCAAAGTGTCGTTGATGTGTCCCAGACAATGCGTAAAGCTAATGAAGCAATGGGGGCATTGCGTGCGTCCTCCCGCCAGATTGAATCCATTATAGGCTTTATTGAAGAAATGGCGTTTCAGACCAATTTGCTGGCGTTGAACGCTGGGATTGAGGCTGCGCGAGCGGGGGAGGCGGGGCGTGGTTTTAATGTTGTGGCCGTTGAGATACGTGCGCTTGCACAGAGATCGACCCAGTCTGTCAGAGAAATTCAAAAGATTATTGCGGATTCAGTGCGCCAAATGGGAGAGGGTATTGAGCTAGTAGGAGTGGCTGACCACTCAATGCGGGTCATTGATCAGTATGTTGATGGCATAGCGGTCGTGTTGGGTAATATTGTTCAGTCCACAGCCATCGAGGCGGAAAGGATAGGGAGTATAAATATCTCTATCCACGATATGGACCAGAACACGCAGCACAATAAATCCATGGTGGATGAAGTGACTAAGGCGTGCCGGAATTTGAGGAATGAAGCGTCCTCCCTTAACGGAGAAGTATCTCGTTTTAAGTTAAGTGACTCTGCAATACAGGCAGAGATGACGGTGCCAGCGTGA
- the greA gene encoding transcription elongation factor GreA produces the protein MQKTPMTATGLQRLEDELRRLKSEDRPAVIRAIAEARAHGDLSENAEYHAARDRQSFIEGRVLELESIVSSAEVIDPSTITGTRIKFGAHVELVDEETDKEINYQIVGLHEADIKQQLISISSPLAKALIGKDVGDTVSVPAPGGDRTYEILKVTYK, from the coding sequence GTGCAGAAGACCCCAATGACCGCCACGGGACTCCAGCGTCTCGAGGACGAACTTCGCCGCCTCAAATCAGAAGATCGTCCAGCCGTCATCCGCGCCATCGCCGAGGCACGCGCTCATGGCGACTTGTCGGAGAATGCTGAGTACCACGCAGCTCGCGACCGCCAGTCCTTTATCGAAGGCCGTGTGCTGGAACTGGAAAGCATCGTTTCTTCTGCCGAGGTCATTGACCCTTCAACGATTACCGGCACCCGCATCAAGTTCGGCGCACATGTCGAACTCGTTGACGAAGAGACAGACAAAGAAATCAACTATCAAATCGTGGGCCTACACGAAGCAGATATTAAACAACAGCTGATTTCTATCTCATCTCCACTCGCTAAGGCCTTGATCGGCAAAGACGTTGGTGACACCGTATCCGTCCCGGCCCCAGGTGGGGACCGCACTTATGAAATCTTGAAGGTCACTTATAAATAA
- a CDS encoding GatB/YqeY domain-containing protein, which produces MTLRTQIMDDLKAAMKAGQSEKVAQIRGITAKLKDLDVNARAKGADVTEADIIATLRSMIKSRVEAAALYRKGDRPELAEKEEGEIATIQTYLPPALDDAALDAAIEEAVAETGAESMKDMGKVMGVLKARFGAELDPATASGKVKARLA; this is translated from the coding sequence ATGACTCTGCGCACGCAAATTATGGATGATCTTAAAGCCGCCATGAAGGCTGGGCAGTCAGAAAAAGTGGCTCAAATTCGCGGCATTACAGCGAAGCTAAAGGACCTCGATGTCAATGCCCGCGCGAAAGGGGCAGATGTTACCGAAGCCGATATTATCGCGACGCTGCGTTCAATGATTAAGTCCCGCGTGGAGGCGGCTGCTCTTTACCGTAAGGGAGACCGTCCAGAATTGGCGGAGAAGGAAGAGGGTGAGATTGCGACAATCCAAACCTATTTGCCTCCCGCTCTTGATGACGCGGCGCTGGATGCAGCAATTGAAGAAGCTGTTGCCGAGACGGGGGCTGAGAGCATGAAAGACATGGGCAAAGTGATGGGCGTATTGAAGGCTCGTTTCGGTGCGGAGCTAGACCCAGCTACGGCGAGTGGCAAAGTGAAGGCGCGCCTTGCGTAA
- a CDS encoding threonine ammonia-lyase, translating into MSHSATTLRSPVTLKDVEDARRRIAQTIVRTPTIKCPALERITGAEITLKLENLQPIGSFKERGAANKIALLTEEERKRGVIAASAGNHAQGVARQASLLGINATIVMPKYTPMTKIAATQSWGAKIVLAGEDFTQASQTAQTLMEEEGRVLIHPFNDPAVIAGQGTVALELLEDCPDIDTLVVPIGGGGLLGGMATVMAALRPDIEIIGVQVDAYASLNQFPQEGMPVKGGSTIAEGIAVQKLGNHCLDSFRHLISRVMVVSELEVESAVTTLAEKAKQVCEGAGATGLAAVLANPEFFRGRKVAIPLSGGNINARILANTILRSLLRDGRILRLIFQIPDRPGILADIAQRIGDHGGNVIEVSHHRLFAAPSVQTAELVVMIEARDTNHATEIERELSEHYIIRRD; encoded by the coding sequence ATGTCACACTCTGCGACGACGCTCCGCTCTCCCGTCACCCTAAAAGATGTGGAGGATGCGCGTCGCCGCATTGCGCAGACCATTGTACGCACACCAACAATTAAGTGCCCTGCTCTTGAGCGAATTACTGGGGCAGAGATTACCCTCAAGCTTGAGAACCTGCAGCCCATAGGCTCGTTCAAAGAGCGCGGGGCCGCCAACAAGATAGCACTTCTAACAGAAGAAGAGCGCAAGCGCGGGGTTATTGCAGCCTCAGCAGGCAACCACGCACAAGGCGTGGCACGCCAAGCAAGCCTGCTTGGGATCAATGCCACCATTGTCATGCCCAAATACACTCCAATGACAAAAATTGCGGCTACACAGAGTTGGGGCGCAAAAATTGTGTTGGCAGGAGAAGACTTTACGCAAGCCAGCCAGACGGCACAGACATTGATGGAAGAAGAAGGCCGCGTTCTCATCCATCCATTTAACGACCCTGCGGTTATTGCTGGACAAGGCACAGTTGCCTTGGAGCTGTTGGAAGACTGCCCCGACATCGATACCCTTGTCGTCCCAATTGGCGGCGGCGGCCTTTTAGGGGGCATGGCCACAGTTATGGCCGCCCTGCGGCCTGACATCGAAATCATCGGCGTGCAGGTAGATGCCTATGCCTCACTCAATCAGTTCCCACAGGAAGGCATGCCCGTCAAAGGTGGCAGCACGATTGCAGAAGGCATCGCCGTTCAAAAACTAGGCAATCACTGCCTAGACAGTTTTAGGCACCTCATCTCGCGAGTTATGGTTGTCAGTGAACTGGAAGTTGAGAGCGCTGTCACAACGCTCGCCGAAAAAGCGAAGCAGGTGTGTGAGGGCGCTGGCGCAACGGGCTTAGCAGCCGTACTTGCCAATCCAGAATTTTTCCGTGGCCGTAAAGTTGCTATTCCCCTCTCAGGCGGGAACATCAACGCCCGGATCCTCGCCAACACGATTTTGCGCTCCCTCTTACGAGACGGCCGTATCTTGCGTCTTATTTTCCAAATTCCAGATCGTCCGGGTATTTTGGCAGATATTGCTCAACGTATTGGCGACCATGGCGGCAATGTCATTGAAGTGTCACATCATAGACTTTTCGCCGCCCCTTCGGTACAAACAGCCGAACTTGTAGTCATGATTGAAGCACGAGACACAAATCATGCTACAGAAATTGAACGAGAACTCTCTGAACACTATATTATTCGTAGAGACTGA